A part of Rattus rattus isolate New Zealand chromosome 4, Rrattus_CSIRO_v1, whole genome shotgun sequence genomic DNA contains:
- the Cxcr2 gene encoding C-X-C chemokine receptor type 2, giving the protein MGEIRVDNFSLEDFFSGDIDSYNYSSDPPFTLSDAAPCPSENLDINRYAVVVIYVLVTLLSLVGNSLVMLVILYNRSTCSVTDVYLLNLAIADLFFALTLPVWAASKVNGWIFGSFLCKVFSFLQEITFYSSVLLLACISMDRYLAIVHATSTLIQKRHLVKFVCIAMWFLSLVLSLPIFILRTTVKANPSTVVCYEDIGNNTSKWRVVLRILPQTYGFLLPLLIMLFCYGFTLRTLFKAHMGQKHRAMRVIFAVVLVFLLCWLPYNIVLFTDTLMRTKLIKETCERQNEINKALEATEILGFLHSCLNPIIYAFIGQKFRHGLLKIMANYGLVSKEFLAKEGRPSFVGSSSANTSTTL; this is encoded by the coding sequence ATGGGAGAAATCAGGGTGGATAATTTCAGCCTTGAAGACTTCTTCAGTGGAGATATTGACAGTTACAATTACAGTTCTGACCCGCCCTTTACTCTGTCAGATGCTGCCCCATGCCCCTCAGAGAACCTAGATATCAACAGGTATGCTGTGGTTGTAATATACGTTCTGGTGACTCTGCTGAGTCTCGTGGGAAACTCCCTGGTGATGCTGGTCATCTTGTACAATCGAAGCACCTGCTCTGTCACCGACGTCTACCTGCTGAACCTGGCCATTGCTGATCTGTTCTTTGCCCTGACCTTGCCTGTCTGGGCTGCATCTAAAGTAAATGGATGGATTTTTGGCTCATTCCTGTGCAAGGTATTCTCGTTCCTGCAGGAGATTACCTTCTACAGCAGTGTTCTGTTGCTAGCCTGCATCAGCATGGACCGCTACCTGGCCATCGTCCACGCCACAAGTACACTGATCCAGAAGAGACACTTGGTCAAGTTTGTGTGCATAGCCATGTGGTTTCTCTCACTAGTTCTGTCCCTGCCCATCTTCATTCTTCGGACTACTGTTAAGGCAAACCCTTCTACCGTAGTCTGCTATGAGGATATAGGTAATAATACATCCAAGTGGAGGGTGGTACTGCGCATCCTGCCTCAGACCTATGGCTTCCTCCTGCCGCTGCTCATCATGCTGTTCTGCTATGGGTTCACACTGCGCACGCTCTTTAAGGCCCACATGGGGCAGAAGCACCGGGCCATGCGGGTCATCTTTGCTGTGGTCCTCGTCTTCCTGCTCTGCTGGCTTCCCTACAACATTGTCCTGTTCACAGACACCCTCATGAGAACCAAGCTGATCAAGGAGACCTGTGAACGCCAGAACGAGATTAACAAAGCTTTGGAAGCTACTGAGATTCTTGGCTTCCTCCACAGCTGTCTTAACCCCATCATCTATGCCTTTATTGGCCAGAAATTTCGCCATGGACTTCTCAAGATCATGGCTAATTATGGCCTTGTCAGCAAGGAGTTCTTAGCCAAGGAGGGCAGGCCTTCTTTTGTTGGCTCTTCTTCAGCAAACACCTCCACTACCCTCTAA